A region from the Leptospira venezuelensis genome encodes:
- a CDS encoding DUF2339 domain-containing protein — translation MELLIGLLAFFAGIFYLIIPFVLLSKINGLLERIKDLENQSKEKGSSTLLETQIEKKKPPIKEEKPILVKETISETKKELPSSKPAEKTPKPAAVVPPTIIKQEPQPIAKKSEAWEKFEKQIANNWTGILGTIILVMGVGFLGIYAALNMSPFFRFLMVLGIGIGLFIISVLLIKKEFWEQIGYWIRSGSGAVILFSCIAAVSIPGMKWIESEFFALILVIAGILVNLGLAWQTSQQKFASLHIVLSLISLAILPLSTLIFFLAVGVSAFSVVLSYKSNWEFHLIQTAVSFLILNFLYKGHFSEQLYVFSSPQSRIWGILGTLVVGIPSILAHYRKVYSSASIQRLPFITHLIVWAGIGLGLSVYSTGSKWNPPVLISVSIGLFFWARTAREKLNIRWLYLTDTLVSLALASIGILLLTRWEVDLFLINVYVSILFSIFFVVSAEEKENLLKNIGAILLHISWVWYILILVIKYFGGFNLGTWPIVITTIVMIILTFLIQFYDEIRNKETSVASDDVYSIGGEDRISPSGIFSGLLASATCFQLFDWKHSELYLPVFGIILLVIRQSRNWNGLGVGIFFFVAALHFEVIYRIYSLERWEVLLRDLPTILFCFLMIPLSKMKIGSDRTRYFSSPGAILLSLHIVFLAYWTTQSVSPFLPGILWLLLSLVYLETKNFFSEREKEWENTWKSSINFAGPVWQFFALTFVGLFLGAHILVHLQSELYVGIFKIRLLIQALAVGVFIYWANSPNPKKETPNYWNSLLPLFWELTGIFITAIIALEIPNTWLPVAWIVWAFFLNQISLKTSWEISRFRFYSICFYWYSCIHVAFISSSSLTPSVYWANREWLGGLTGIILQISYLVRIQLLPPYQGIEAEGYPGNIRKLSERLDQKSDYIIFYPLFAAGAFFLFWSFDSSLLTLLWMVEVFIVFLMGLILKKEHFRYVSLVAMIVCLLRLIFWDLSQSSTITRALVFLGVGGILILMNTLYGKFGNREKIDAP, via the coding sequence ATGGAATTATTAATCGGTTTATTAGCATTCTTTGCTGGCATATTCTACCTTATCATTCCGTTCGTTTTATTATCCAAGATCAATGGACTTTTAGAAAGGATCAAAGATCTGGAAAATCAATCAAAGGAGAAGGGATCTTCTACCCTTCTTGAAACTCAGATAGAAAAGAAAAAACCACCTATCAAGGAAGAAAAGCCTATCTTAGTAAAAGAAACAATCTCTGAAACTAAGAAAGAACTCCCTTCTTCCAAGCCAGCTGAGAAAACGCCAAAACCTGCTGCAGTTGTACCTCCAACTATTATAAAACAAGAACCTCAACCTATAGCTAAAAAATCTGAAGCTTGGGAGAAATTTGAGAAACAGATCGCGAACAATTGGACCGGGATTTTAGGGACAATCATACTTGTGATGGGGGTTGGATTCTTAGGAATTTATGCCGCTTTAAACATGTCTCCTTTCTTCAGATTCCTAATGGTATTAGGGATTGGTATTGGCTTATTTATAATCTCTGTTCTTCTAATTAAAAAAGAATTCTGGGAGCAAATTGGTTATTGGATCCGAAGTGGTTCAGGTGCAGTTATCTTATTCTCTTGTATCGCCGCAGTTTCAATACCGGGAATGAAATGGATAGAATCTGAATTTTTTGCTCTCATTTTAGTCATCGCTGGAATTTTAGTGAACTTAGGACTTGCTTGGCAAACATCTCAACAAAAGTTTGCAAGCTTACATATTGTATTAAGTTTAATTTCTTTAGCAATCCTTCCGTTAAGCACTCTGATATTCTTCTTAGCGGTTGGAGTTTCCGCTTTCAGTGTGGTTCTATCTTATAAGTCTAATTGGGAATTCCATTTAATACAAACTGCCGTATCTTTTTTAATTTTAAATTTTCTTTATAAAGGACATTTCTCAGAACAGCTATATGTATTTAGTTCTCCTCAGTCCAGAATCTGGGGAATTTTAGGAACTCTTGTAGTTGGAATTCCATCCATTTTAGCTCATTATAGAAAAGTATATTCTTCTGCAAGTATACAACGTCTTCCTTTTATTACTCATTTAATTGTATGGGCTGGGATTGGTTTAGGTTTGTCCGTATATTCTACAGGGTCAAAATGGAATCCACCTGTATTAATCAGTGTTTCGATCGGACTATTTTTCTGGGCAAGAACAGCTCGAGAAAAATTAAACATTCGTTGGTTATATCTAACTGATACTTTAGTTTCTTTGGCTCTTGCTTCTATCGGGATCTTATTACTCACTCGATGGGAAGTGGATCTATTCCTGATCAATGTGTATGTTTCTATTCTGTTCTCTATCTTCTTCGTAGTAAGTGCGGAAGAGAAAGAAAATTTACTAAAGAATATTGGAGCTATTCTTCTTCATATCTCCTGGGTCTGGTATATTCTTATTCTGGTCATAAAATACTTCGGTGGCTTCAACCTCGGAACTTGGCCAATCGTTATCACAACTATTGTAATGATCATCCTTACGTTCTTGATCCAATTTTATGACGAGATACGAAACAAAGAAACCTCCGTAGCAAGTGATGACGTTTACTCGATCGGAGGGGAAGATAGAATTTCTCCTTCAGGGATTTTTTCAGGCTTATTAGCATCTGCTACTTGTTTCCAATTATTCGACTGGAAACATTCGGAGCTATATCTTCCAGTATTCGGGATCATTTTGTTGGTTATCCGACAAAGCAGGAATTGGAATGGTTTAGGGGTTGGGATCTTCTTCTTTGTCGCAGCTTTACACTTTGAAGTGATCTATCGGATTTATTCTTTAGAAAGATGGGAAGTTTTACTAAGAGATCTTCCTACAATTCTATTCTGTTTCTTGATGATTCCTCTTTCTAAAATGAAGATTGGTTCTGACAGGACTAGATATTTTTCATCTCCAGGAGCAATCCTTCTCTCTTTACATATTGTATTCTTAGCATATTGGACTACCCAAAGTGTTTCTCCTTTTCTACCAGGAATACTATGGCTTCTTCTCTCTTTAGTTTATTTGGAAACCAAAAACTTTTTTTCAGAAAGAGAGAAAGAATGGGAAAATACCTGGAAGTCTTCTATCAATTTTGCGGGACCTGTCTGGCAATTTTTTGCGCTAACATTCGTTGGATTATTCCTTGGCGCTCATATTCTGGTCCATTTACAATCAGAACTTTATGTAGGTATTTTTAAGATAAGACTTCTGATCCAAGCACTGGCTGTAGGAGTATTTATATATTGGGCAAACAGTCCTAATCCTAAAAAAGAAACTCCAAATTACTGGAACTCCCTTTTACCATTATTCTGGGAATTGACTGGAATCTTTATTACAGCGATTATTGCATTAGAAATACCGAATACATGGCTCCCTGTTGCATGGATAGTTTGGGCATTCTTCCTAAATCAAATTAGCTTAAAAACTTCCTGGGAAATTTCCAGGTTTAGGTTTTATTCTATTTGTTTTTATTGGTATTCCTGTATCCATGTTGCTTTCATTTCCAGTTCATCTCTGACTCCTTCTGTATATTGGGCGAACCGAGAATGGTTAGGAGGACTCACTGGGATCATATTACAGATCTCTTATTTAGTAAGAATCCAGCTCCTTCCTCCATACCAAGGGATAGAAGCAGAAGGTTATCCCGGCAACATTAGAAAACTTTCCGAAAGATTGGATCAAAAATCCGACTATATTATATTCTATCCTTTGTTTGCAGCAGGAGCATTCTTCCTCTTCTGGAGTTTTGATTCTTCCCTCTTAACTCTATTATGGATGGTAGAAGTGTTCATCGTTTTCTTAATGGGACTTATTTTGAAAAAAGAACATTTCCGTTACGTGTCATTAGTTGCTATGATCGTGTGTTTACTTAGATTGATCTTCTGGGATCTTTCTCAATCTTCTACAATCACTCGTGCTTTGGTATTTCTGGGAGTCGGAGGAATACTTATATTAATGAATACTCTTTATGGTAAATTTGGAAATAGGGAGAAAATAGATGCTCCGTAA
- the fliW gene encoding flagellar assembly protein FliW — protein MIEIQSKPFGKIEVSERQLIKFPEGLLGFGGYKSFALIEEDEESVFKWLQSIDEVDLAFVVIPPSLFKKEYKPILSQEELSQIGLQDVSEALTLVIVTIPNDDPASMTANLQGPILINKTDLTGRQFVSRNEIHSVRERILESATVEMS, from the coding sequence ATGATTGAGATCCAAAGTAAACCTTTCGGAAAAATAGAAGTTTCTGAGCGACAACTTATCAAATTTCCGGAAGGACTTCTAGGTTTCGGGGGATACAAAAGTTTTGCCCTAATCGAAGAAGACGAAGAGTCTGTATTCAAATGGCTACAGTCCATTGACGAAGTGGACCTTGCTTTTGTAGTAATTCCACCTTCTCTATTCAAAAAAGAATATAAACCGATTTTGAGCCAAGAAGAACTTTCTCAAATCGGGTTGCAGGATGTTTCAGAAGCTTTGACCTTAGTCATTGTGACGATTCCGAACGACGATCCTGCATCTATGACAGCAAATCTGCAGGGCCCTATTTTGATTAATAAGACTGATTTGACAGGTCGCCAATTCGTATCACGTAACGAGATCCATTCTGTTCGTGAAAGAATTTTGGAAAGTGCCACTGTGGAGATGTCCTAA
- the csrA gene encoding carbon storage regulator CsrA encodes MLVLARRTNESIIIGDDIEIVIVDIKGDQVKIGVKAPKEVSVHRAEVYREIQAENKKAAGAKIKPEELGKIGSMLKKTDPGKKEKP; translated from the coding sequence GTGCTCGTACTAGCTAGGCGTACTAACGAATCCATTATTATAGGTGACGATATCGAGATCGTTATCGTTGATATCAAAGGGGATCAGGTAAAGATCGGAGTTAAGGCCCCTAAAGAAGTTTCCGTACATAGAGCGGAAGTGTATCGTGAGATCCAGGCTGAGAACAAGAAGGCCGCCGGTGCGAAAATTAAGCCGGAGGAATTGGGAAAAATTGGCAGCATGCTTAAAAAAACCGATCCGGGCAAAAAAGAAAAACCTTAA
- a CDS encoding M48 family metallopeptidase, which produces MLRNRLLFFVILLASGVAISFLAVKSKANVEMPATLSPAFQLLGKPIKTLDRSLTKIMPISDLDEKKLGDSVAFRYESYADEKDPDLIYLRSLVSNLTVGKNKRFEYRIFVMDSSVPNAYAMPGGILFVTKGLLSMVSSEAELVAVIGHEIGHVELSHCMDMVRGELLAKKIGASTLGELADMTAALLLKPSFGKNQEDEADSYGYDLLLREYYDPFAMGRTFLKLQEASGGKENAASPIQEYFMTHPYLSHRSEKFTEKAKREDEGQYYVGKKNLKKRVSRYDDELDQEFVKY; this is translated from the coding sequence ATGCTCCGTAATCGATTATTATTCTTTGTCATACTTTTGGCCTCCGGAGTTGCCATTTCATTTTTAGCAGTAAAGAGTAAGGCGAATGTAGAGATGCCAGCCACTCTTTCTCCGGCATTTCAATTGCTTGGGAAACCCATCAAAACCTTGGATCGTTCCCTTACAAAGATTATGCCCATTAGCGATTTAGATGAGAAGAAGCTGGGGGATTCCGTTGCATTCCGTTATGAATCTTATGCAGACGAAAAAGATCCGGATCTGATCTATTTAAGAAGTTTGGTATCTAACCTTACGGTCGGAAAAAACAAAAGATTCGAATATAGGATTTTCGTAATGGATTCATCCGTTCCGAATGCTTATGCAATGCCTGGAGGGATCTTATTCGTAACTAAAGGACTTCTTTCTATGGTAAGTTCAGAAGCAGAATTAGTTGCAGTGATTGGACATGAAATCGGTCACGTTGAACTTTCCCACTGCATGGATATGGTCAGAGGAGAATTATTAGCAAAGAAGATCGGCGCTTCTACACTCGGAGAGCTCGCCGACATGACTGCTGCATTACTTTTAAAACCTTCTTTCGGTAAAAACCAAGAAGATGAAGCAGACTCTTACGGTTACGATCTATTACTGAGAGAATATTACGATCCGTTCGCAATGGGTAGAACTTTTCTAAAACTACAGGAAGCAAGCGGCGGAAAGGAAAATGCAGCTTCTCCAATCCAAGAATATTTTATGACTCATCCTTATCTTTCTCATCGCTCTGAAAAATTTACTGAGAAGGCTAAACGAGAAGATGAGGGCCAATATTATGTAGGAAAGAAAAACTTAAAAAAACGGGTCAGCCGTTACGATGACGAACTCGATCAAGAATTCGTAAAGTACTAA
- a CDS encoding PAS domain S-box protein codes for MESSLSQINILRQFFERIGDGVLVFSSSGNLIEANPAALQILGYSDKELKEIDFNLISDIHSGVFENLKKEEKTNWYLGYFLLKSKEIRTFYCQGFKIHSEPDSETTTWIHIRSPKQQSELSKEDITHPEIGWRALEKFFDMNPLPMAITEIETGKYLKVNRQFCIQVKYSENEIVGKSALELGFWSSAETRADIVEAIKKEGFVRDIELRFTNKLGEEFWGLFSAHPIEYAGSLKLLTITVPITDRVKEEVEKQKLLDELKENQEILNQIIRLNPTAITLSKADGTYLDANDVFLSLIGKTNEEIMGKSPAELGVYYDLSDREIIRGLLLQKGAVDNLEVKMGTADGKIRSILFSARVIEAGGEKKILAVGHDITHIKEAQADLENLASELEKSKELFQRLFQLIPSAVVLTDLISRKIIDVNERFLEVIKLKRSEVIGKLTTDIKVWDYDPDRRAEIYSQLDEKGEVSNIETVFRAADGTGIPVLYSGRIVKLDGRPHVISLATDIRDRLEAEEQTRKLNAEVRHNKELFEKIFQMNPAAVSLSDLETGTYREVNQEYCDLIGYTREEIIGKTSFELGIWKGPLDRANIIKELDKVGWFKNVEATINRSDNTERDVISGNRVFKIGDKRMLLALLIDVTDKKKVEKERDQYLLQLEENKDLFEKVFDLNPDTICISDLETGKYISVNSMFYDLFGYTKQEAIGKTSLELGIWPDPNLKHKLIDQMKEEGILRDLDIPFIRKDGTRVDSIFSGRIVNLVGRPAIVAITKDNTAGKAAAKEKEEENLKLSEQARVLLNMATDPDFASGNISAGLNNIVKMCTETLGCDRASIWLFSDKEKTVWSLVSGWDQKFETYMDPAIMDLKKYPKYFASIKTERFVDSYDVVNDPRTSEFAESYSIPLEIKSLLDAPIFLRGEIFGVICLEHRGALRKWKGFEQQFVVTAAEQVTQLLLNSERREAKEELENAVRIRTSELASALDNLKKTQDQLILSEKMAALGQLVAGIAHEINNPLGAISALSGELRAYLDSSPERLKKLGPVFAEAEPSYIKRLSEFIRAGISNKEVQVSREERRNVLKKLKNTLSELGFENSYDLADRLMDVGLYHSTEEFPEIFEAKTNLALLDFAIEEIQTYKNAASIRLAVDRTSKIVYALKSFAHIDSGEGKIETDLAENIETVLTIYHNQIKNGVEVELDFQARPIIYAYPDDLIQVWTNLIYNSLQAMQFKGKIKISILDSDSDVSVLISDNGPGIPADIKSKIFDPFYTTKAPGEGSGLGLDISRRIVLKHGGRIEFNSKPGKTVFKVLLPKT; via the coding sequence TTGGAATCTTCCCTTTCACAGATCAATATCCTTAGGCAGTTTTTCGAAAGGATCGGAGACGGAGTACTTGTATTCTCTTCTTCAGGAAATCTGATCGAGGCGAATCCGGCTGCTTTACAGATCTTGGGCTATTCTGACAAAGAGCTGAAAGAGATAGATTTCAATCTTATCTCAGATATTCATAGCGGGGTTTTTGAAAATCTCAAAAAAGAAGAGAAGACTAATTGGTATTTAGGTTATTTTTTACTTAAGAGCAAAGAGATCAGAACCTTTTATTGCCAAGGTTTTAAAATCCACAGTGAACCAGATTCAGAAACTACAACTTGGATCCATATTCGTTCTCCAAAACAGCAAAGTGAACTTTCTAAAGAAGATATAACTCATCCAGAGATAGGATGGAGGGCTCTCGAGAAATTTTTCGACATGAACCCTTTGCCTATGGCGATCACTGAAATCGAAACAGGTAAATATCTAAAAGTAAACAGACAATTCTGTATTCAGGTAAAGTATTCTGAAAATGAAATTGTCGGTAAAAGTGCGTTGGAACTTGGTTTCTGGAGTTCTGCTGAAACAAGAGCAGATATAGTAGAAGCTATCAAAAAAGAAGGCTTTGTCAGAGATATAGAATTACGTTTTACTAATAAATTGGGAGAGGAATTTTGGGGACTCTTCTCTGCTCACCCAATTGAATATGCAGGTTCTTTAAAACTTCTTACGATTACCGTTCCAATCACTGACAGGGTAAAGGAAGAAGTAGAAAAACAAAAACTTTTAGATGAATTAAAAGAGAACCAAGAAATACTAAACCAGATCATTCGATTGAATCCCACTGCAATCACCTTATCTAAGGCGGATGGAACTTATCTAGATGCAAATGATGTATTCTTAAGTTTGATTGGCAAAACTAACGAAGAGATTATGGGTAAGTCACCAGCAGAACTGGGAGTTTATTACGATCTAAGTGATAGAGAGATTATTCGAGGACTTCTGCTCCAAAAAGGTGCTGTAGACAATCTAGAAGTAAAAATGGGCACTGCAGACGGAAAGATCCGGTCCATTCTATTTTCAGCTAGAGTAATAGAAGCAGGTGGTGAAAAAAAGATCCTAGCGGTTGGTCACGATATCACGCATATCAAAGAGGCACAGGCGGATCTAGAAAATCTCGCTTCAGAACTTGAAAAGAGTAAGGAACTCTTCCAAAGATTATTCCAATTAATCCCTTCTGCGGTTGTTCTTACTGATTTGATTTCCAGAAAGATAATAGATGTAAATGAAAGATTTTTAGAAGTCATAAAACTTAAAAGATCCGAAGTTATCGGAAAACTTACGACTGATATCAAGGTTTGGGATTATGATCCTGATAGGAGAGCGGAGATTTATAGTCAGTTAGATGAGAAAGGTGAGGTCAGCAATATCGAAACAGTTTTTCGAGCCGCTGATGGAACTGGGATCCCGGTTCTGTATTCAGGAAGGATCGTTAAATTAGATGGAAGACCTCATGTTATTTCTCTTGCAACAGATATAAGAGATCGTTTGGAAGCAGAAGAACAAACCAGAAAATTAAACGCAGAAGTCCGACACAATAAGGAACTCTTTGAGAAAATTTTCCAAATGAACCCTGCTGCTGTTTCTCTTTCTGATCTCGAAACTGGAACTTATAGAGAGGTCAACCAAGAATACTGTGATCTGATCGGATACACAAGAGAAGAGATCATAGGAAAAACTTCCTTTGAATTGGGGATTTGGAAAGGCCCCCTGGATAGAGCAAACATCATTAAGGAACTTGATAAAGTAGGCTGGTTCAAAAATGTAGAGGCAACTATCAATCGATCTGATAATACCGAAAGGGATGTGATTTCAGGAAACAGGGTGTTTAAGATCGGAGATAAGAGGATGCTTTTGGCTCTTCTCATCGATGTCACTGACAAGAAAAAAGTAGAGAAAGAAAGAGATCAGTATCTTTTACAATTAGAAGAGAATAAGGATCTTTTCGAAAAAGTATTCGATTTAAATCCAGATACAATTTGTATCTCTGATTTAGAAACTGGTAAATATATCAGTGTGAACTCTATGTTCTATGATCTATTCGGATATACAAAGCAAGAAGCGATCGGAAAGACCTCCCTTGAACTGGGAATTTGGCCTGATCCTAATCTAAAACATAAACTAATCGATCAGATGAAAGAAGAAGGTATCTTGAGAGATCTCGATATACCTTTTATTCGAAAAGATGGAACTCGGGTAGATTCTATTTTTTCAGGACGTATTGTAAACTTGGTAGGAAGACCTGCGATAGTTGCTATTACGAAAGATAATACAGCAGGAAAAGCTGCAGCGAAAGAAAAAGAAGAAGAGAACTTAAAACTTTCCGAGCAGGCAAGAGTTTTATTGAACATGGCAACTGATCCGGATTTTGCATCGGGCAATATTTCCGCAGGTTTGAATAATATCGTTAAGATGTGTACGGAAACATTGGGGTGTGATCGCGCTTCTATATGGCTTTTTTCTGATAAGGAAAAAACTGTCTGGTCCTTAGTTTCAGGTTGGGATCAAAAATTTGAAACTTATATGGATCCCGCAATAATGGATCTAAAAAAATATCCAAAATATTTCGCCTCTATTAAGACAGAAAGATTTGTAGATTCTTACGATGTAGTCAATGATCCAAGGACTTCTGAATTTGCAGAAAGTTATAGTATTCCTCTTGAAATTAAATCTTTGCTGGACGCTCCAATCTTTTTAAGAGGTGAAATTTTTGGAGTCATCTGTTTGGAACATAGAGGTGCTCTTCGCAAATGGAAAGGATTTGAACAACAATTCGTAGTCACCGCGGCAGAACAAGTCACTCAGTTATTATTAAATTCTGAAAGAAGGGAAGCTAAGGAAGAATTGGAAAATGCTGTTCGTATCCGAACTTCAGAGTTAGCTTCCGCTTTGGATAATTTGAAAAAGACCCAAGATCAACTTATCCTTTCCGAAAAGATGGCGGCACTCGGACAATTGGTTGCAGGTATTGCTCATGAGATTAATAACCCATTAGGAGCGATCTCTGCTTTGAGCGGTGAATTAAGGGCATACTTAGATTCTTCTCCTGAACGTTTGAAGAAGTTAGGCCCTGTATTTGCCGAAGCAGAACCAAGTTATATTAAAAGACTATCAGAGTTTATTCGTGCTGGAATTTCGAATAAAGAAGTTCAGGTTTCAAGAGAAGAAAGAAGAAATGTTCTTAAAAAATTAAAGAATACATTGAGCGAACTTGGTTTCGAAAACTCATATGATCTTGCTGATAGATTGATGGATGTTGGCTTATATCATTCAACAGAAGAATTTCCTGAAATTTTTGAAGCTAAAACAAATCTAGCACTTCTCGATTTTGCGATCGAAGAGATCCAAACATACAAGAACGCGGCCTCTATTCGTTTGGCAGTGGACAGAACTTCTAAGATTGTTTATGCTCTCAAAAGTTTTGCTCATATTGATTCTGGAGAAGGTAAGATCGAAACGGATCTTGCGGAAAACATAGAAACTGTACTTACCATCTACCATAACCAGATCAAAAACGGAGTAGAAGTGGAATTAGATTTCCAAGCAAGGCCGATCATCTATGCTTATCCGGATGATTTGATCCAGGTCTGGACAAATTTAATTTATAATTCTTTGCAAGCTATGCAGTTCAAAGGAAAAATTAAAATTTCCATTCTGGATTCTGATTCTGATGTTTCCGTTTTGATTTCGGATAATGGTCCCGGAATTCCTGCGGATATTAAATCTAAAATTTTCGATCCTTTTTATACCACTAAGGCTCCCGGAGAAGGAAGCGGTCTTGGTCTGGATATTTCCAGAAGGATCGTTTTAAAACATGGCGGAAGAATAGAATTCAATTCCAAGCCTGGAAAGACAGTATTTAAGGTACTTCTTCCCAAGACTTAA
- a CDS encoding SIMPL domain-containing protein: MKKILFGCILLFASLGSAFAEQEKVLIVSGFSKVAVPVELIEIRIGVETEAKTAEEAHEKTSAKTDSLVKYLKKQSLHSLQTEAIRLQTIYEYPKSGARQIKGYVASNTVLIRSKVESAGKLIDESIQNGANQILGIRLQATDANLEKASQEALQLAAKDARKKADIILSALGLKFKDFVEIRADFQEISEPLPMMDGFQTMSAKSATPIEAGNLFREAKILLKVSY, translated from the coding sequence ATGAAAAAGATATTATTCGGGTGCATATTATTATTCGCTAGTTTAGGTTCCGCATTTGCAGAACAAGAAAAGGTTCTGATTGTCAGTGGGTTCTCTAAAGTCGCCGTTCCCGTAGAACTTATAGAAATACGTATTGGAGTAGAAACAGAAGCAAAAACCGCAGAAGAAGCTCATGAAAAAACTTCTGCAAAGACTGATTCTCTCGTAAAATATCTCAAAAAACAGTCCTTACATTCGTTACAGACAGAAGCAATCCGTCTTCAAACAATTTATGAGTATCCTAAGTCTGGAGCGAGACAGATCAAAGGTTATGTAGCGTCCAATACAGTTTTAATAAGATCTAAAGTAGAATCTGCAGGTAAACTTATAGATGAATCCATTCAAAATGGAGCAAATCAAATTCTTGGGATCCGATTGCAGGCAACGGATGCAAATTTAGAAAAGGCTTCTCAAGAAGCTTTGCAGTTAGCCGCGAAGGATGCTCGCAAAAAAGCTGATATTATTCTCTCAGCACTCGGTTTGAAATTTAAGGATTTTGTAGAGATTAGAGCCGACTTCCAAGAAATTTCCGAACCACTTCCTATGATGGATGGTTTTCAAACTATGAGCGCAAAATCTGCGACTCCAATCGAAGCTGGAAATTTATTTCGTGAAGCGAAGATCTTATTGAAAGTTTCTTATTAA
- a CDS encoding SHOCT domain-containing protein, producing the protein MRKLSRRNWEKLAACLKKPIRAKKKNLKLLGFFLTLIFTIHCLSSQRKGMASSSDSIVLYYLKKSSDTPIFLQAETWLPIASGVLTGAGPDQLDRTEFISRWDKLFKFTGVSETGVFNSEPIRLFTEEESSRLGELLYRAEAEIPDGLPQAYQVIIKREDPIRPGLRIRRTIFYIRNSPEGIVLEFSEIGQILDFQTTYSFRDWTLVPISKPEPSSRNSIYLPEIRPEGLEYLTFTTEGEDVKNRLIVKTGFWTAIPSKKNVGTPTKKIPKTIEDRLRTLQELLDKGLISKQEYEKKKAEILKEL; encoded by the coding sequence GTGCGAAAATTAAGCCGGAGGAATTGGGAAAAATTGGCAGCATGCTTAAAAAAACCGATCCGGGCAAAAAAGAAAAACCTTAAACTTCTAGGTTTCTTTCTCACCCTTATATTTACGATCCACTGTTTGTCTTCCCAAAGAAAGGGAATGGCTTCCTCTTCGGATTCAATCGTATTATATTATCTTAAAAAAAGTTCGGACACTCCAATCTTCTTGCAAGCGGAGACTTGGTTGCCTATCGCTTCTGGAGTTTTAACTGGAGCAGGGCCGGACCAATTGGACAGGACAGAGTTCATTTCCAGATGGGACAAACTTTTTAAATTTACAGGGGTTTCGGAGACGGGAGTCTTTAATTCGGAACCAATCAGATTATTTACGGAAGAAGAATCCTCTCGTCTTGGAGAATTATTATATAGGGCAGAGGCGGAAATTCCAGACGGACTTCCTCAAGCATACCAAGTCATTATTAAAAGAGAAGATCCTATCAGACCTGGACTTAGGATCAGAAGAACCATTTTTTATATTAGAAATAGTCCGGAAGGAATCGTATTAGAATTTTCTGAAATAGGACAAATCCTTGATTTTCAAACCACTTATTCTTTTAGAGATTGGACTTTGGTTCCTATCTCTAAGCCGGAACCTTCTTCCCGTAATTCTATTTATCTTCCAGAGATCCGTCCGGAAGGTTTAGAATATCTTACATTTACTACAGAAGGAGAAGATGTAAAAAATCGTCTCATTGTAAAAACCGGATTTTGGACCGCAATTCCATCTAAGAAGAATGTTGGAACTCCGACTAAAAAAATCCCAAAAACGATAGAAGACCGATTGAGAACTTTACAGGAACTTTTAGATAAGGGATTGATCTCTAAACAGGAATACGAAAAGAAGAAGGCGGAAATTCTAAAAGAATTATAG